Below is a genomic region from Isosphaeraceae bacterium EP7.
CGTCCCGCCTTCGCCGGTCCCCTGGACCTCGACGAGGCCGCCGGAACCGAGTTGGACGACATTACAGTCCACGTCGGCACGTGAGTCTTCCACGTAGTCCAGGTCGAGGACGGCCGTTCCCTTGACGATGCCCACGCTCACCGCGGCGATGCTGTCTCGCAAGATCGAGGCGGCGGCCATCGGGAAACGCGAGCCCACGGCGTCGGCCACGGCCACGAATGCAGCGGTGATCGCCGCCGTCCTGGTCCCGCCATCGGCCTCGATCACGTCGGCGTCGACATGGATGGTCCAGGGGCCCAGGGCCTTCGTGTCCACGATGGCCCTCAGGCTCCGGCCGATCAGACGCTGGATTTCGGTGGCCCGTCCGTCGGGCCCGCGCGATTTCCGGGACGGCGTGCTGCCGGGCAGCATCGCGTATTCGGCCGTCAGCCAGCCGACCCCTTTCCCTTCGAGAAACGGGGGGACCTTATCGGAGATCGAGGCCGTGACCAGCACGGTCGTCGCGCCCGAACTGTACAGGACGCTCCCGGCCGCCTGCCTGGCAAACCCTCGGCGCATCGTCACGGGGCGTAACTTGTCGGGCAGGCGGCCGTCGTGGCGAGTCATTCGTCGGTTCACTCGGTGGGAGGGATCGTTGCGGACCGGGTTCAGACCGTCGTACGGGCGCGAGCTTGGGCGGGCTGCCCTTGGCCATCATTGGTCTTGTCCTGCATCAACCAGACGAGCAGAGCCTTCTG
It encodes:
- the rph gene encoding ribonuclease PH, producing the protein MTRHDGRLPDKLRPVTMRRGFARQAAGSVLYSSGATTVLVTASISDKVPPFLEGKGVGWLTAEYAMLPGSTPSRKSRGPDGRATEIQRLIGRSLRAIVDTKALGPWTIHVDADVIEADGGTRTAAITAAFVAVADAVGSRFPMAAASILRDSIAAVSVGIVKGTAVLDLDYVEDSRADVDCNVVQLGSGGLVEVQGTGEGGTFSRGQLDEMLDLASAGIAELKGLQRDALGDRWPFQV